In the genome of Montipora foliosa isolate CH-2021 chromosome 3, ASM3666993v2, whole genome shotgun sequence, one region contains:
- the LOC137995180 gene encoding uncharacterized protein, which produces MSTSQLVMGAALAISEQGRIAIAKASERQVELYGGGEANQIISQQLVTPCEACFAPNNHLVIADTGDRSIKVYSLDAAPQMVARIICFQQNGSNKIEAVKGTEPFSPSLSLRCLTPFSITTGPSPLSQLFAVFGCLISVITLDWGTTELLDYRELSSSNQWPSVQLKMTKECNKTSIVHDHKDNHKVGGLNPLAVTKAQFCAMFYHVTERTRHKIKYKCLHRGNCRVGKKPLTGPKTDYALTVVVYVRLTDTNDRLLFHARYGNCFEGDRRNTIHAEYFMLMDGELRQAVKLLRDQKGGKIIVFMNKQPCFRSTRHRKGKINDGKKTELKIKDCSQDLIKFYNLHCSPNNIKLTINICQLYKVDMITLPQEASLSVDINNARLGLKLFLSSGIQLNAMTQECWRKLTEPACIELPHYQGSDRQKLDEYICKVLSEIKAGPFFLLPP; this is translated from the exons ATGAGTACGAGCCAACTGGTTATGGGAGCAGCACTGGCAATTTCTGAGCAAGGGAGAATAGCAATTGCCAAAGCGTCGGAGCGTCAAGTGGAGTTGTACGGAGGAGGAGAAGCAAATCAAATCATAAGCCAACAACTTGTAACACCATGTGAAGCTTGTTTCGCACCAAACAACCATCTTGTCATAGCAGATACCGGAGACAGAAGCATAAAGGTGTACAGCCTGGATGCAGCGCCACAGATGGTCGCTCGAATTATCTGCTTTCAACAAAACGGGAGCAACAAAATCGAAGCTGTGAAAGGTACGGAGCCATTTTCGCCTTCTCTTTCGCTTAGATGTTTGACCCCATTCAGTATAACTACTGGACCAAGTCCTTTGTCTCAACTCTTTGCTGTTTTCGGATGCCTTATTTCTGTGATTACATTGGATTGGGGTACAACTGAGTTGCTTGATTACCGAGAGCTCTCTTCGTCGAATCAATGGCCTTCAGTTCAGTTAAAGATGACCAAAGAGTGTAATAAGACTAGTATTGTGCATGATCATAAAGACAATCACAAAGTGGGTGGATTAAACCCTCTAGCAGTTACGAAAGCTCAATTTTGCGCAATGTTTTACCATGTGACAGAAAGAACTagacataaaataaaatataaatgcTTGCACAGGGGAAATTGCCGTGTAGGAAAAAAGCCTTTGACCGGCCCCAAAACTGATTATGCCTTGACAGTTGTAGTGTACGTCCGTTTAACCGACACAAATGATCGGCTGCTTTTTCACGCGAGGTATGGGAACTGTTTCGAGGGTGACAGGAGAAACACAATTCATGCTGAATATTTTATGTTAATGGATGGTGAGTTAAGACAGGCTGTAAAGCTCCTGCGTGATCAGAAAGGTGGAAAAATTATAGTTTTTATGAACAAACAGCCTTGCTTTAGATCAACAAGACATCGTAAGGGCAAAAT AAATGATGGTAAGAAAACCGAACTTAAAATAAAGGATTGCTCACAGGACTTGATCAAATTTTACAATCTTCATTGCTCGCCAAACAACATAAAACTGACAATCAATATTTGTCAGTTGTATAAAGTCGACATGATAACTCTTCCGCAGGAGGCATCACTATCAGTGGATATAAATAACGCTCGGTTAGGCCTTAAATTATTCTTATCCTCTGGAATTCAACTGAATGCCATGACGCAAGAATGCTGGAGGAAACTTACCGAACCTGCATGCATTGAGCTACCTCACTACCAAGGTAGTGACAGACAAAAGCTTGACGAATACATTTGCAAGGTTTTATCAGAAATCAAAGCGGGGCCCTTCTTTCTTTTACCACCATAA
- the LOC137994423 gene encoding uncharacterized protein, whose protein sequence is MASRVAFHCPDFYRMAMSEKGNVAVVDKIHNCVFVYGKGNLFSGDEQWMQRKITFGLVKPNDVCFGPNEHLLISDNGDCRVKIFDLGGSLRQVNQIVMGHNDDGKLDVQDATRSRGFSVSRLKTFREPQNIVLGRGPLYQLFISTGVDIVLINMDWNEMIPLSFFHLRNSLHWYFVQHDMSLVCDNASSVQDHRASHKVGGFNPLAITKAQFCAMFYHVTETRNTGFLCLSKSECTVGKRNDRRKFAETVVLYVRVMDQNGCMIFHARYGNCYEGAYANTIHAEYFMLVDEDFRQAVKILCDLKGGLISMYMNKQPCCRSTGHGKKTELKIKDCSQDLIKFYNLHCSPNNIKLTINICQLYKADMTTLQQEPSLSVDIINAQLGLQLLLCSGIQLNAMTQECWRKLAEPACIELPLYQGSDRQKLDRYIYKVLSEIKARPFFLLPP, encoded by the coding sequence ATGGCAAGTAGGGTTGCCTTTCACTGCCCTGATTTTTACAGAATGGCAATGTCTGAGAAGGGGAACGTAGCTGTAGTAGATAAAATTCACAATTGCGTTTTTGTGTACGGCAAAGGAAACTTATTCAGCGGTGATGAGCAATGGATGCAGAGGAAAATTACATTTGGGCTGGTGAAACCTAATGACGTTTGTTTTGGGCCAAATGAGCATCTTCTGATTTCCGATAATGGAGACTGCAGAGTTAAGATTTTTGACTTGGGTGGAAGCCTGAGACAAGTAAATCAGATTGTCATGGGCCATAATGATGACGGTAAACTAGATGTACAGGATGCAACAAGGAGTAGAGGATTTTCGGTTTCCAGATTGAAAACGTTTCGAGAACCACAAAACATTGTGCTTGGTCGGGGACCTTTATACCAGTTGTTTATCTCGACTGGTGTCGATATAGTACTCATCAATATGGATTGGAATGAGATGATTCCTTTAAGTTTTTTTCATCTTCGTAACTCTTTGCATTGGTATTTCGTACAGCATGATATGAGTTTAGTCTGTGACAATGCAAGCTCCGTTCAAGATCATAGGGCAAGTCATAAGGTAGGAGGTTTCAATCCCTTGGCAATCACAAAAGCTCAGTTTTGCGCTATGTTCTACCATGTCACAGAGACAAGGAACACTGGATTTTTATGTCTCAGCAAATCTGAATGCACCGTTGGAAAGAGGAATGATAGACGAAAATTCGCTGAAACGGTTGTACTTTACGTGAGAGTGATGGACCAAAATGGTTGCATGATATTTCATGCGAGATATGGAAATTGTTACGAAGGCGCCTACGCAAACACAATTCATGCAGAATATTTCATGCTAGTAGATGAAGACTTTAGACAAGCTGTTAAAATTCTATGTGATCTGAAAGGTGGTCTTATCAGTATGTATATGAACAAACAGCCATGCTGTCGGTCAACAGGACATGGTAAGAAAACCGAACTTAAAATAAAGGATTGCTCACAGGACTTGATCAAATTCTACAATCTTCATTGCTCGCCTAACAACATAAAACTGACAATCAATATTTGTCAGTTGTATAAAGCCGACATGACAACTCTTCAGCAGGAGCCATCACTATCAGTGGATATCATTAACGCTCAGTTAGGCCTTCAATTATTGTTATGCTCTGGAATTCAATTGAATGCCATGACGCAAGAATGCTGGAGGAAACTTGCCGAACCTGCATGCATTGAGCTACCTCTCTACCAAGGCAGTGACAGACAAAAGCTGGACAGATACATTTACAAGGTTTTATCAGAAATCAAAGCGAGGCCCTTCTTTCTTTTACCACCATAA